In Rhinoraja longicauda isolate Sanriku21f chromosome 13, sRhiLon1.1, whole genome shotgun sequence, one genomic interval encodes:
- the rnf7 gene encoding RING-box protein 2 — MADQKETACVHNVVATGGRSGDKMFTLKKWNAVAMWSWDVECDTCAICRVQVMDACLRCQAENKQEDCVVVWGECNHSFHNCCMSLWVKQNNRCPLCQQDWVVQRIGK; from the exons ATGGCGGACCAGAAGGAAACCGCTTGTGTTCACAATGTGGTGGCGACGGGCGGCAGGTCCGGAGACAAGATGTTCACGCTGAAGAAGTGGAACGCCGTGGCCATGTGGAGCTGGGACGTGGAGTGCGACACCTGCGCCATTTGCCGGGTGCAGGTGATGG ACGCATGTCTTCGATGTCAAGCTGAAAACAAACAAGAGGATTGTGTTG TGGTTTGGGGAGAATGTAACCACTCCTTCCACAACTGCTGCATGTCGCTGTGGGTAAAACAGAACAATCGCTGCCCTCTTTGCCAGCAGGACTGGGTGGTGCAGAGAATCGGAAAATAG